In a genomic window of Pleomorphomonas sp. T1.2MG-36:
- a CDS encoding cytochrome ubiquinol oxidase subunit I, which translates to MFDQTFVELSRWQFAATAMYHFIFVPLTLGLTWLLVIMETVYVMTGKEIYRDMTKFWGKLFGINFALGVTTGLTMEFQFGTNWSYYSHYVGDIFGAPLAIEGLMAFFLESTFIGLFFLGWERLTKRQHLAVTFLTAIGSNLSALWILVANGWMQNPVGSIFSPETMRMEMQSFAEVVFNPVAQVKFVHTVAAGYTTASMFVLAISSWYLLKGRDVAFAKRSFAVAAGFGLASCLSVIVLGDESGYELGDVQKVKLAAIEGEWETQPAPAPFNLIGFPSQEEKVTHGAIEIPYALGLIATRSLDKPVHGLNDLRNEHLARIRSGQEGYAAMIKIRGGDTTPETRAVFDAHAKDIGFGLLLKQFVEDPATATEEQIQAAADSTIPKVWPLFWAFRFMVGFGFIMLVVFASAFYVSARRSHEKNRWLLRAALWALPLPWLACELGWFVAEFGRQPWAIGEVLPTFLGTSSLTITDLIFSLTGFLVLYTGLLVIEVYLMFKFARLGPSSLGTGRYHFETQMPESIRVAAAE; encoded by the coding sequence ATGTTCGATCAGACATTCGTGGAGTTGTCGCGCTGGCAGTTCGCCGCCACGGCAATGTACCACTTCATCTTCGTGCCGTTGACGCTGGGGCTCACCTGGCTGCTGGTCATCATGGAAACCGTCTATGTGATGACCGGCAAGGAAATCTACCGGGACATGACCAAGTTCTGGGGCAAGCTGTTCGGCATCAATTTCGCCCTGGGCGTCACGACCGGTCTCACCATGGAGTTCCAGTTCGGCACGAACTGGTCCTACTACTCGCATTATGTGGGCGACATCTTCGGTGCGCCGCTGGCCATCGAAGGTCTGATGGCCTTCTTCCTCGAATCGACGTTCATCGGCCTGTTCTTCCTCGGATGGGAGCGGCTTACCAAGCGGCAGCATCTGGCGGTCACCTTCCTGACGGCGATCGGCTCCAACCTGTCGGCCCTCTGGATCCTGGTCGCCAACGGCTGGATGCAGAATCCGGTCGGCTCCATCTTCTCGCCCGAGACGATGCGCATGGAGATGCAGTCGTTCGCCGAGGTGGTGTTCAATCCGGTGGCCCAGGTCAAGTTCGTCCATACCGTCGCTGCCGGCTACACCACCGCCTCGATGTTCGTGCTGGCCATTTCATCCTGGTATCTCCTGAAGGGGCGTGATGTCGCCTTCGCCAAGCGCTCGTTCGCCGTCGCTGCCGGCTTTGGCCTTGCCTCCTGCCTTTCGGTCATCGTGCTCGGCGACGAGAGCGGCTACGAACTCGGCGACGTGCAGAAGGTCAAGCTTGCCGCCATCGAGGGCGAGTGGGAGACCCAGCCGGCCCCGGCACCGTTCAACTTGATCGGTTTCCCCTCGCAGGAGGAAAAGGTCACCCACGGTGCGATCGAGATCCCCTATGCTCTCGGCCTCATTGCCACCCGGTCGCTCGACAAGCCGGTGCACGGCCTCAACGATCTCCGCAACGAGCATCTCGCCCGCATCCGTTCGGGCCAGGAAGGCTACGCGGCGATGATCAAGATCCGCGGCGGCGACACCACGCCTGAGACGCGCGCGGTGTTCGATGCGCATGCCAAGGACATCGGCTTCGGCCTTCTGCTGAAGCAGTTCGTCGAGGATCCGGCCACCGCCACCGAGGAGCAGATTCAAGCCGCTGCCGACAGCACCATTCCCAAGGTCTGGCCGCTGTTCTGGGCCTTCCGCTTCATGGTCGGCTTCGGCTTCATCATGCTGGTCGTCTTCGCGTCGGCCTTCTACGTCAGCGCCCGGCGCAGCCATGAGAAGAATCGCTGGTTGCTCAGGGCCGCGTTGTGGGCCTTGCCGTTGCCTTGGCTTGCCTGCGAACTTGGCTGGTTCGTCGCCGAGTTCGGCCGTCAGCCCTGGGCGATCGGCGAAGTGCTGCCGACCTTCCTCGGCACGTCGAGTCTCACCATCACCGACCTGATCTTCTCGTTGACCGGCTTCCTGGTGCTCTACACCGGCCTTCTGGTGATCGAGGTCTACCTGATGTTCAAGTTCGCTCGCCTCGGCCCGAGTTCGCTCGGTACCGGCCGCTACCACTTCGAAACTCAGATGCCGGAATCGATCCGCGTCGCAGCGGCAGAGTGA
- a CDS encoding Rrf2 family transcriptional regulator: MRLTSYSNYSLRVLLAAAARSPRLTTIREVAEAFDLPQSHLVKCVHQLGTWGYLETVRGNRGGFRLKRPAESVVIGEVVRRTEDGLSVVECLDPETNTCPLTDRCRMSQVLRRATDAFLDVLDRLTLADVAGNEADFRALLDGGAPARPVRAVSCGEEPLVVRA, encoded by the coding sequence ATGCGACTGACCAGCTATTCCAACTATTCGCTGCGCGTGCTGCTGGCCGCCGCCGCTCGTTCGCCCCGTCTGACCACGATCCGGGAAGTGGCGGAGGCCTTCGACCTGCCGCAGTCGCATCTCGTCAAGTGCGTCCATCAGCTCGGCACCTGGGGCTATCTCGAAACGGTGCGGGGCAACCGGGGCGGTTTCCGTCTCAAGCGGCCGGCGGAATCGGTGGTCATCGGCGAGGTGGTTCGCCGGACCGAGGACGGCCTGTCCGTGGTGGAATGTCTCGACCCCGAGACCAATACCTGTCCGCTGACCGACCGCTGTCGCATGAGCCAGGTGCTGCGCCGGGCGACCGACGCTTTTCTCGACGTCCTCGACCGGTTGACCCTCGCCGACGTGGCCGGCAATGAGGCGGACTTCAGGGCGTTGCTCGATGGCGGGGCGCCGGCGAGGCCGGTTCGGGCCGTCTCATGTGGCGAAGAGCCGCTGGTCGTCCGCGCCTGA
- a CDS encoding Rrf2 family transcriptional regulator yields MKINAVTHGALRILMICGDGEPVTLPEMASRLGMPEARVIRSCNALARAGLLVGRRGRGGGYRLGRPAEKISVLSVIDLFEPEDDMRICGRTDATACRNCALAPACTEAYRAMRDELAAISVADILIDHAHPHASETA; encoded by the coding sequence ATGAAAATCAACGCTGTGACCCACGGCGCCCTTCGAATTCTGATGATCTGCGGAGACGGCGAACCGGTGACGCTTCCGGAGATGGCCAGCCGGCTCGGCATGCCGGAAGCACGCGTCATCCGTTCCTGCAACGCGCTTGCCCGTGCCGGCCTTCTGGTTGGCCGCCGTGGACGAGGCGGCGGCTATCGCCTCGGCCGCCCCGCGGAGAAGATTTCGGTGCTGTCGGTGATCGACCTTTTCGAGCCGGAAGATGACATGCGCATCTGCGGACGAACCGACGCGACCGCCTGCCGGAACTGCGCTTTGGCCCCGGCCTGCACCGAGGCCTACCGGGCGATGCGGGACGAGCTCGCGGCGATCTCGGTTGCCGACATCCTCATAGATCACGCTCATCCGCACGCGTCCGAGACGGCCTAG
- the cydB gene encoding cytochrome d ubiquinol oxidase subunit II, with protein sequence MFDYEILKFIWWILVGALLIGFAITDGMDMGVGSLLPFVAKTDAERRIAINTVGPHWDGNQVWLITAGGAIFAAWPAVYAAAFSGFYMAMLLVLFALFFRPVGFDYRSKLDNPKWRNAWDWGLFAGGAIPALIFGVAFGNLLQGVPFRLDELLRVHYQGSFIFALLPLLNPFALLAGLISLGMLVAHGAIWLQLRASGEVAARSRALAVRLSPVIAVLFAVAGVWVWLGIDGYRIVSQPPLDAMPNPLNKQVVVASGALLDIYTTMPIAILAPVIGLLGPLLTALLAKANRPGFAFVTSALGLAGIIGTAGLSMFPFVMPSSLDPNSSLTVWDATSSHLTLNVMFWAVVIFLPIVLAYTVWCYWRMWGRVTTEEISARSHSAY encoded by the coding sequence ATGTTCGATTATGAAATCCTGAAGTTCATCTGGTGGATTCTGGTCGGCGCCCTGCTGATCGGCTTCGCCATCACCGACGGCATGGACATGGGCGTGGGTTCGCTTTTGCCCTTCGTCGCCAAGACCGACGCCGAGCGGCGGATTGCCATCAACACCGTCGGCCCCCACTGGGACGGCAATCAGGTGTGGCTGATCACCGCCGGCGGCGCCATCTTCGCCGCTTGGCCCGCCGTTTACGCCGCTGCCTTTTCCGGCTTCTACATGGCGATGCTGCTCGTGCTGTTCGCCCTGTTCTTCCGGCCGGTTGGTTTCGATTACCGTTCGAAGCTCGACAATCCGAAGTGGCGTAACGCCTGGGACTGGGGGCTGTTTGCCGGTGGCGCCATTCCGGCGCTGATCTTCGGCGTCGCCTTCGGCAACCTGCTGCAGGGCGTGCCCTTCCGCCTGGACGAACTGCTGCGCGTTCATTACCAGGGTTCGTTCATCTTCGCCCTGCTGCCGCTGCTCAACCCCTTCGCGCTTCTGGCGGGGCTGATCTCGCTGGGCATGCTGGTCGCGCACGGCGCCATCTGGCTGCAACTCCGCGCTTCCGGAGAGGTGGCGGCGCGGTCGCGGGCGCTGGCGGTCCGGTTGTCGCCGGTCATCGCCGTGTTGTTTGCCGTCGCCGGGGTCTGGGTCTGGCTCGGCATCGACGGCTACCGCATCGTGTCGCAGCCGCCGCTCGATGCCATGCCCAACCCGCTCAACAAGCAGGTGGTGGTGGCGTCCGGCGCCTTGCTGGATATCTACACGACGATGCCAATTGCGATCCTGGCGCCGGTCATCGGCCTTCTGGGGCCGCTGCTGACGGCTCTCCTGGCAAAAGCCAATCGTCCCGGCTTCGCGTTCGTCACATCGGCACTCGGCCTGGCCGGCATCATCGGCACGGCCGGACTCTCGATGTTCCCCTTCGTGATGCCGTCGAGCCTCGATCCGAACTCCAGCCTGACCGTGTGGGACGCCACCTCCAGTCATCTGACGCTCAACGTCATGTTCTGGGCCGTGGTGATCTTCCTGCCGATCGTGCTCGCCTACACCGTTTGGTGCTACTGGCGGATGTGGGGGCGCGTCACGACGGAAGAGATTTCCGCCCGCTCGCACTCGGCCTACTGA